One window of the Tachypleus tridentatus isolate NWPU-2018 chromosome 10, ASM421037v1, whole genome shotgun sequence genome contains the following:
- the LOC143228204 gene encoding heat shock protein 75 kDa, mitochondrial-like — MAAFMKVGVIRATKCLIQHSTSRSIITSILRKGGRKIQFGHINFPSLSSWSRYIVTSSFNLSSQEAAKETDYHTIIKDTEKSEGPTEKLEFQAETRMLLDIVAKSLYSEKEVFIRELISNASDALEKLRYLQLTADNITSKDSPLEMHIGTDKLTRTFTIQDTGVGMTREEMIDSLGVIARSGSKVRTY, encoded by the exons ATGGCTGCCTTCATGAAGGTTGGTGTGATTCGCGctacaaaatgtttaattcaaCATTCGACGTCGAGATCAATTATAACATCAATTCTCAGAAAAGGAGGACGTAAGATACAATTTG GCCATATCAACTTTCCATCATTGTCAAGTTGGTCAAGATATATAGTGACGAGTTCATTCAACCTTTCATCACAAGAAGCAGCTAAAGAAACAGATTATCATACAATCATAAAAGATACAGAGAAGTCTGAAG gaCCCACTGAGAAATTAGAGTTTCAAGCTGAAACAAGAATGTTGCTAGATATTGTTGCCAAGTCTCTCTACTCTGAGAAAGaa GTTTTTATTCGTGAACTGATATCCAATGCAAGTGACGCTCTAGAGAAGTTGAGATATCTGCAGCTTACTGCGGATAATATAACTTCAAAAGATTCTCCTCTGGAAATGCACATTGGAACTGATAAGTTAACTCGCACTTTCACTATAcag GACACAGGAGTTGGAATGACAAGGGAAGAAATGATTGATAGTCTAGGAGTAATAGCTCGATCAGGCTCTAAAGTAAGAACTTATTAA